A genomic window from Deltaproteobacteria bacterium includes:
- a CDS encoding SDR family oxidoreductase gives MKYLVTGGAGFIGSNLTRALLASGQSVRVFDNFLTGKRENLAGLAEAHGDAFELIEGDLRDIETVRKAAAGIEYVLHQGALPSVPRSVADPVLSNEINVAGTVNLLVAARDAGVRRVVFAASSSAYGDTPQLPKRESMTPNPKSPYAAQKLMGEYYLRIFYEIYGLETVSLRYFNVFGPRQDPKSTYAAVIPRFITSVLRGVPPTIYGDGLQTRDFTYIDNVIQANLAACLAPKTACGKVVNIACGERVSLLDILEIVYGLAGKRVLPKFEPGRVGDVRDSLADISLARDLIG, from the coding sequence ATGAAGTACCTGGTGACCGGCGGCGCGGGGTTTATCGGGTCGAACCTGACGCGGGCGCTCCTTGCCTCCGGGCAGAGCGTGCGGGTCTTCGATAACTTCCTCACCGGAAAACGGGAAAACCTCGCCGGGCTGGCGGAGGCCCACGGCGACGCGTTCGAGCTGATCGAGGGCGACCTGCGGGACATCGAAACGGTCCGCAAGGCGGCGGCAGGCATCGAGTACGTCCTCCATCAGGGGGCGCTCCCCTCGGTTCCGCGCTCCGTGGCCGACCCGGTCCTCTCCAACGAGATCAACGTGGCGGGGACGGTGAACCTGCTCGTCGCCGCGCGCGACGCCGGCGTCCGGCGCGTGGTCTTCGCCGCCTCCTCTTCCGCCTACGGCGACACCCCCCAGCTCCCCAAGCGGGAGTCGATGACCCCCAACCCGAAGTCCCCCTATGCGGCGCAGAAACTGATGGGGGAATATTACCTGCGCATCTTCTACGAGATCTACGGGCTCGAGACCGTCTCCCTGCGCTACTTCAACGTGTTCGGCCCGCGGCAGGACCCGAAGTCGACGTACGCCGCCGTCATCCCCCGGTTCATCACCTCCGTCCTGCGCGGCGTCCCCCCCACCATCTACGGCGACGGCCTCCAGACGCGCGACTTCACCTACATCGACAACGTGATCCAGGCCAACCTTGCGGCCTGCCTCGCCCCGAAGACCGCGTGCGGAAAGGTCGTCAACATCGCCTGCGGGGAACGGGTGTCGCTCCTCGACATCCTCGAGATCGTCTACGGACTCGCGGGGAAGCGCGTACTGCCGAAATTCGAACCGGGTCGCGTGGGGGACGTGCGCGACTCGCTGGCCGACATTTCCCTCGCCCGGGACCTCATCGGCTA